One Sphingomicrobium marinum genomic window carries:
- a CDS encoding PAS domain S-box protein, with product MEIGLQSKWRDATRAAALAIVLALLCGVLAWLVQYIFAKAGPLATVWLSNAVAVALLLRSPRSYWAFLLPAVWIGTGTANVLSGTPPAAAFALGLANMTESGVVAALLRPVFARHDTFDDPKIIIRFFLAALIGTVVASLLAAAMLAGIMGRPFLTSAIDWWVPDLLGMLTIAPLLLSFGHWSRWGLGEHEATPRRRNASGHVVQRVGAVLLFWAATAIAFMTDIVAMLFVLGPLLLITAVRLPLSAAMMSLLGGCMIALGMTINGTGPIIAITQDLLVEGRIFQAYMASLIFLVLPVRALARDRDRLDAAYADSDRKFRGIAESIRSGILHLDSEGQPHWANQHWEKLTGRSLEESRDAGWLEAIHSDHRLRAQALWARVRRGERGEPLEVRCAANPDAWMEISFSSMSEQDEIVGYVVKMSDISSRKADAVALEESEGLYRLVTEHARDIVFRIGLDQVPLYVSSASRSVLGFDPVELIGKPLSLKIHEQDRDLFARHFAEVLAGAPPPELSFRLRTKSGDYRWVEASTQLVSDAETGAPAEVVATLRDIQQRHETEQQVLESAEKLGESNRLLRLAEGLSQVGHWRLDTDSMGFRHSRQLAAMIGVDRDTALGPRELLRMLSVSDRRLTLATIGRARSAGRPSECGARVRTIDGQLRHFRLMVQAERDRSGKVGGLFGVVRDVTLEVRAQAELVAARDRANKAAASKSAFLATMSHEIRTPMTGVLGMIDLLRLQPTDEERDRYLGTLKRSADLLMAVLDDILDFSKIESGRMSFEQRDFRFEQLIAETKQLFDRSASAKGLVLRVEGDMGNLQPVRGDPVRLQQILSNLLSNAVKFTDEGEVVIRFSASPDQDRWRWRVAVSDTGIGIAPEEREHLFQPFTQADITTSRRFGGTGLGLAISRRLVEAMGGRMKVDSQPGRGATFSFEILLEQGSEPVIGDIDVPVLASKAQSDGQNVGLKLLVAEDNPVNQMLLSAILSQLGHDMRAVDNGRLAVERAAAEPFDAIIMDMQMPELDGLAATRQIRAGGGPNASIPIIALTADASPERRRFYDGAGLSAFLTKPIDQEALADQLAAIAAQCGSGDSEQSSTPLLDDDRLAAISSTLGAERLDALLDLLRGQLECTPAALAAHMKSGDMEALRREAHALKGAAANAGAGRVAERAASIEAARERDGAEALLATLEADVSATIEAIAARLGSERKSLEK from the coding sequence GTGGAAATCGGTCTGCAATCGAAGTGGCGCGATGCAACGCGCGCGGCGGCGCTCGCCATCGTACTAGCGCTGCTGTGCGGCGTGCTGGCGTGGCTGGTGCAATACATCTTCGCCAAAGCCGGCCCGCTGGCCACGGTGTGGCTTTCCAACGCTGTTGCCGTGGCGTTGCTGTTGCGCAGCCCCCGTTCCTACTGGGCGTTTTTGCTGCCCGCCGTCTGGATCGGCACCGGGACGGCAAACGTCCTGTCGGGCACCCCGCCAGCCGCGGCATTTGCCCTCGGGCTTGCCAACATGACCGAAAGCGGCGTGGTCGCGGCGCTGCTGCGTCCCGTGTTTGCCCGCCACGATACGTTTGACGATCCCAAGATCATCATCCGCTTCTTTCTGGCCGCCCTGATCGGCACCGTTGTCGCGTCTCTTCTGGCTGCCGCGATGCTGGCCGGGATCATGGGACGCCCTTTCCTGACAAGTGCGATTGACTGGTGGGTGCCAGACCTGCTCGGCATGCTGACCATCGCACCGTTGCTCTTGTCGTTCGGCCATTGGAGCCGGTGGGGCTTGGGCGAACACGAAGCGACGCCCCGCCGGCGCAATGCGTCGGGCCATGTCGTCCAGCGTGTCGGCGCCGTTCTCCTGTTTTGGGCGGCGACCGCGATTGCGTTCATGACCGACATCGTGGCCATGCTGTTCGTGCTCGGGCCGCTTCTTCTCATCACGGCCGTGCGACTGCCCTTGTCAGCCGCCATGATGTCGCTCCTGGGTGGTTGCATGATAGCCCTGGGGATGACGATCAACGGGACGGGTCCGATCATCGCCATTACGCAAGACCTTTTGGTCGAGGGCCGCATCTTCCAGGCTTACATGGCGTCGCTGATCTTTCTTGTCCTGCCGGTGCGCGCGCTGGCGCGCGATCGCGACCGGCTCGATGCTGCCTATGCGGATAGCGATCGCAAATTTCGCGGTATCGCCGAATCCATCCGATCGGGCATCCTTCATCTCGACAGCGAAGGTCAGCCGCATTGGGCCAACCAGCATTGGGAAAAGCTGACCGGTCGATCACTCGAAGAAAGCCGCGATGCCGGCTGGTTGGAAGCCATCCACAGCGATCACCGCTTGCGAGCCCAGGCCTTGTGGGCGCGCGTCCGACGGGGCGAACGCGGCGAGCCTCTCGAAGTGCGCTGCGCTGCGAACCCCGATGCCTGGATGGAAATATCGTTCAGCAGCATGAGCGAGCAGGACGAGATAGTCGGCTATGTCGTGAAAATGTCGGACATCTCGAGCCGCAAGGCGGATGCAGTCGCGCTCGAGGAGAGCGAGGGGCTTTACCGCCTGGTTACCGAGCATGCGCGCGACATCGTCTTTCGCATCGGGCTCGACCAGGTGCCGCTCTACGTCTCCAGCGCATCGCGCTCGGTTCTCGGTTTTGACCCCGTCGAACTCATCGGCAAACCGCTTTCGCTCAAGATCCACGAACAGGACCGCGACCTGTTCGCGCGTCATTTCGCCGAAGTGCTGGCCGGCGCCCCGCCGCCCGAACTGAGTTTTCGCCTTCGTACCAAGAGCGGCGACTATCGCTGGGTCGAGGCCTCGACCCAATTGGTGAGCGATGCTGAGACCGGGGCGCCTGCGGAAGTCGTCGCGACCCTGCGCGATATCCAGCAACGCCACGAAACCGAGCAGCAGGTTCTCGAGTCCGCCGAGAAGCTTGGCGAATCCAATCGCCTCTTGCGGCTTGCGGAAGGATTGTCACAAGTTGGCCACTGGCGCTTGGACACCGACAGTATGGGCTTTCGGCATTCGCGCCAACTTGCCGCGATGATCGGGGTCGATCGCGACACGGCGCTGGGGCCGCGCGAATTGCTGCGGATGCTCAGCGTCAGCGACCGGCGCCTGACCTTGGCGACCATCGGCCGGGCGCGTTCCGCCGGCAGGCCGAGCGAATGCGGCGCGCGCGTGCGCACGATCGATGGCCAGCTGCGTCACTTCAGGCTGATGGTGCAGGCCGAACGCGACCGCAGCGGCAAGGTCGGGGGCCTGTTCGGCGTGGTGCGCGATGTGACGCTCGAAGTCCGGGCGCAGGCCGAGCTGGTTGCCGCCCGCGATCGCGCCAATAAGGCTGCGGCTTCAAAATCAGCCTTTCTCGCAACGATGAGCCACGAGATACGAACACCGATGACCGGCGTGCTCGGAATGATCGACCTGCTACGGCTGCAACCGACCGACGAGGAACGCGATCGCTATCTTGGCACCCTCAAACGGTCTGCCGACCTGCTGATGGCCGTGCTCGACGATATTCTCGATTTCTCCAAGATCGAGAGCGGTCGCATGTCGTTCGAACAGCGCGATTTCCGGTTCGAGCAATTGATCGCTGAAACCAAGCAATTGTTCGACCGCTCGGCATCGGCGAAGGGACTGGTGCTCCGGGTAGAAGGCGACATGGGCAATCTCCAGCCTGTCCGCGGCGACCCGGTACGCCTGCAGCAGATCCTTTCGAACCTTCTTTCGAATGCCGTGAAGTTTACCGACGAGGGCGAAGTGGTCATTCGCTTCTCGGCGTCGCCTGACCAGGATCGCTGGCGTTGGCGCGTTGCGGTTAGCGATACCGGGATCGGAATTGCGCCTGAAGAACGCGAGCATCTTTTTCAGCCCTTTACCCAGGCCGATATTACTACCTCGCGCCGCTTTGGTGGAACCGGTCTGGGGCTGGCGATTAGCCGCCGCCTGGTCGAAGCCATGGGCGGCCGGATGAAGGTCGATAGCCAGCCCGGACGAGGCGCCACCTTCTCGTTCGAAATCTTGCTGGAACAGGGGAGTGAGCCGGTCATCGGGGATATCGACGTGCCGGTCCTGGCGTCGAAGGCGCAGTCCGACGGGCAGAATGTCGGGCTCAAACTTCTCGTTGCGGAAGACAATCCGGTCAACCAGATGCTGCTAAGCGCGATCCTGTCGCAGCTTGGGCATGATATGCGGGCGGTCGACAATGGCCGTCTGGCGGTGGAACGGGCCGCTGCCGAGCCGTTCGATGCGATCATCATGGACATGCAGATGCCCGAGCTGGACGGGCTTGCAGCGACGCGCCAGATCCGTGCCGGCGGCGGACCCAATGCCAGCATCCCGATCATCGCGTTGACGGCCGACGCCTCGCCCGAACGGCGGAGATTCTACGACGGCGCGGGGCTCAGCGCGTTTCTTACCAAGCCGATCGACCAGGAAGCGCTGGCCGACCAACTGGCGGCGATCGCAGCACAGTGCGGCAGCGGGGACAGCGAGCAATCCTCGACGCCATTGCTGGACGATGACCGACTGGCGGCAATTTCGTCTACCCTGGGCGCCGAACGCCTCGATGCCCTGCTCGACCTTTTGCGCGGACAGCTCGAATGCACACCTGCAGCGTTGGCGGCACACATGAAATCGGGTGATATGGAAGCCCTGCGCCGCGAAGCGCATGCGCTTAAGGGAGCGGCTGCAAACGCCGGCGCGGGCCGCGTTGCCGAACGCGCCGCTTCGATCGAGGCAGCGCGAGAGCGCGATGGTGCGGAGGCCTTGCTGGCCACACTCGAAGCGGATGTATCGGCGACGATCGAAGCAATCGCCGCACGCTTGGGCTCGGAACGCAAATCACTCGAGAAATAG
- a CDS encoding fasciclin domain-containing protein, which yields MRILITAMAASALALGACASEENPAGNEIAEEGGKLVNAIGADSQFGRAMAAAGLDGILDGPAPYTLIVPSDEAFAALPEGTLPDASTEEGKEALGAILSNHILPGTILSDDVRKAATANGGSASLPTLGEATLEASVNGDSLTLSAGGDAGSVTQADARYDNGVVHRVDMVLL from the coding sequence ATGCGTATACTGATTACGGCTATGGCCGCTTCAGCGCTGGCGCTCGGTGCCTGCGCATCCGAGGAAAATCCCGCTGGGAACGAGATCGCAGAAGAAGGCGGCAAACTCGTCAACGCGATCGGTGCCGATAGCCAGTTTGGCCGGGCAATGGCAGCGGCCGGGCTGGATGGTATCCTCGATGGCCCTGCACCCTACACGCTGATCGTCCCGAGCGACGAAGCCTTTGCGGCGTTGCCTGAAGGGACATTGCCCGACGCCAGCACCGAGGAAGGCAAGGAAGCGCTTGGCGCCATCCTGAGCAATCACATCCTTCCCGGCACGATCCTTTCCGACGACGTCAGGAAGGCCGCTACGGCAAATGGCGGAAGCGCCAGCCTGCCCACGCTTGGCGAGGCAACGCTCGAAGCGAGCGTGAACGGCGACAGCCTGACCTTGTCGGCCGGCGGAGATGCGGGGTCGGTGACGCAGGCCGATGCCCGCTATGACAACGGCGTGGTTCACCGCGTCGATATGGTGTTGCTGTAA